The Helicoverpa armigera isolate CAAS_96S chromosome 15, ASM3070526v1, whole genome shotgun sequence genomic interval CAACACGGCATGGAGACCACTTTCTATGACGAGCAGTATCCCCTCAGTGGACCAGTGGAGAACCTCAAGAGACCACTCACCTTGGACGTGGGGCGGGGCATAAAACGGGCGCGGATTGGTGGTGCGCCGGTCCTCTCCTCACCAGACCTTCAGATGCTGAAGCTCGGCTCCCCGGAGCTTGAGAAGCTGATCATCCAGAACGGTATGATAACAACGGCAACTCCAACACCCGGGGCGCCAGTGTTATTCCCGGCTAGCATACCGCCGACGGAAGAGCAAGAAATGTACGCGCGGCCATTCGTTGAGGCGCTGGACAAGTTACACCACTCGGACCCCACGCCTCAGATCGGACGCGTCGACAGGCGAGTGTACGCCGACCTGGACAGGCCGCTTGACCGCTACCCCACACCGGTGGTCAAAGACGAGCCCCAAACAGTGCCTAGTGCTGCTAGTTCACCTCCTCTGTCGCCCATCGACATGGACACGCAAGAGAGAATCAAATTGGAACGCAAACGGCAGAGGAACCGAGTGGCTGCATCGAAGTGCAGACGGCGCAAGCTGGAGCGCATCTCCAAGCTGGAGGACAAAGTTAAGATCCTGAAGGGCGAGAACGCGGAGCTCGCGCAGATGGTGGTGAAGCTGAAGGAGCACGTGCACCGGCTCAAGGAGCAGGTGCTGGAGCACGCCAACAACGGCTGCCACATCGACTCGCACTTCTGATTGTGCCGTCGCCGCCGCTCCGCCACATTCCATGCTAGTCGCGCCCGGTAGGACGCAGCATACAAAGCGATTTGTGATCTTAATTTTACTGTGTAATATATAGTTAATGAACACTAGTGTATAAGGTGTTGACGCTACGTTAAGGATGCTGTGGATGTTAAGTTTGAGAGATTAGGTTGCCAGTGATGTGTGCAGGCAGAACCTCCGCTCGGGAGAGCTGATTCCAGGACGTTTGTTGTTTGtgaaacggttacgttatggTTCACTTAGCGAGGGATGTACTTAGAGCGAGTCACAACTGCAAAGGCTAAAGCTTCCATTGTAAGTTGCAGAGTTAATGTTTTCCTTAAATCAGTATTGCGTTGTCTCATTTAGAATAGTGTAGAAACTAGAAAGGATAATCGTGCGACGTCATTCGTTTGCAGACTGACTGAACGAGGTTGAGGCGGCGTTGCCAGTTTTACGGCGAATTTCCCGTTTCAGCGATGTTGCCGCACTTGCCTCGCTGAATCGGGGATTTCCATTGTTCATTGTGTCCCGGccattgtgtatattttttctgtccAGTAGaatcttattataataattagtttaCATTTCGGACGTTATTTATTGCGATTTAGACGGAGTCGATTAGGACGCAAGTCGCCGCTGTGTTGTGACAGGTACGAAACGCAGCCGGAGGGAAAGAGATAGTGTAGAGTAGAGTGGCAACGGCGCATCAAGCCGAGTCACGAGCGGATGTTCTGCTAATTAAAATTCCGCCTGCGCCGCCCTCGCGGAATGGCGGCCATGTGTTCAACAGTCGGACGTTCCGAATCACGTTTAGTTGCACAAGGTTAACTTTTAACGCGACAACAGCGTTGTAACGCCGCCGCCGTGGACTGGAACGTCTTTGTTCGCTTCGCTTGATTGTTTCGAGACAAATGAAGTGCTTGTGTGGGAGACTGATCGAATGTAAGTTTGGAGTGCCTTGTACGTTTGAGCGAGAGCGTGGAACGCGCAAATTATTTTCTCCGTTTAAAAAGATGATTCTCGGAACTGACCCGGTGCTCTTTAGAGGACGTGACTTTTGTAATGTGAAGCCGtccgatttaaaatattagttgtgGACGAATGCGAGTATATCGTACAGAACGAACGTTTGACATGTGAACGGCGAGTGAATGCGAGAGggatgtatttatttgtgagaaTGGTTATCTTATAGGATGAAGTAGCAATCTCGAGTGCCTACGCTTTGTAAACTAAAGcctatacctatgttttaaattgtttttgttaccaTTAATGTGCTACAGTAAATTGTTCTGTACCATTGTCTTCTGTAGGTTattgtaagtaattataatacCAATTAACAAGTTGAATTGTTATATAGACTATATAAGGCGAACGGGTGGCGTGGTAGCGAGAACTCAAAGAAAGTTGTTTCTGCGAAGAACGCGCCCAAAGcctatttgtattatttttatacaaaagaatTCGTCAGAATGTTAACAGTAATTTGTAAGTTTATAAAAGATATGGAAACAgttatactaaaataatatatttctatGAATTTAACaaagaatattgttttatatggaATATCATATTGTATGATAAACatgaaagagaaaataaattatgaagattATTATACCATTTATGTCTGGATTTCATTTCTATACCCTCAGGTAATCACTAATCTCTTAATTGCAATACAAAACTGATCTGAGATGAAAACACCTTGTATATCAGTAGTTTGTAGTCTTAAATAGACTCACTACAAAGCTGCACATGACCATGCTGCAGTGTATAAAGAAAATgcaaaacaacaacaataacatGGCAGTTAATAATGATGTAAATAATGACAAAGAATCAAATAACAAATGCCATTACATAACAAAGTAGCGAATCGCCTGTAATGTGCAAACGAATCAGGAAAAGTCATAACACTGCAAATGTACAATTATGACATTGAAGAATGAGATTAACAGCTGTTGGTACTACATGATGGAACATGTTTTGTTATGAAGTAGCAAATCATCCGTCGCATTTATATCTGTTTATCTAATCAGTAAACGGATCTTTGATAAAACTGCGCTTGCCAGTTGCTATGATCATTTTGGCAATTTTTACCCCTGCCTGAAAGTCATTGTAATCATCTGCCGACCATGATTCTTAGGAAAGTGATCCTCCTGATCTGCTTTAAATCACTCAGTGCAAATATTTTGTCACTAAAATACTGTTTGTACAGATCAACAGTAATTTGCTAAATGTAAACAAGCGATAAGCTCGCATAAGTGCAATTTTATGTCAAAATGTATACACATTGATAACTGTGTACGTACACTGTGCATGTTTGTTGCTAACCTATGGCAGCATGTGAACGAAAAGATACGTTATTCAGTAGTCAATGAGTCGACATTCGTGTTATGAAACAAACGAAGGTCAAACGAATCGATGCCAGCGGTATCTCGGTGGCCGGATGTCCGATTTTTGCGgcaaaaacagcaaaaaaactTGGGATAAACCTTTggccaaaacaaataaaatatgaatttac includes:
- the LOC110381290 gene encoding transcription factor JunD: MVRRFQHGMETTFYDEQYPLSGPVENLKRPLTLDVGRGIKRARIGGAPVLSSPDLQMLKLGSPELEKLIIQNGMITTATPTPGAPVLFPASIPPTEEQEMYARPFVEALDKLHHSDPTPQIGRVDRRVYADLDRPLDRYPTPVVKDEPQTVPSAASSPPLSPIDMDTQERIKLERKRQRNRVAASKCRRRKLERISKLEDKVKILKGENAELAQMVVKLKEHVHRLKEQVLEHANNGCHIDSHF